A genome region from Natronobeatus ordinarius includes the following:
- a CDS encoding DUF5794 domain-containing protein: protein MSTSQHPVALRLERLVGGDAKLLALVMGLPLIDGIFPALILAGALDDPVGAFQVGLLIFGGSATVAVILADMEGTPREQAAIVLLVGLPLIVLAAVQAALAPAIESVLAIDTFKRFAAVVIAAIAAKTASATVGEYLPSPGVIIVLGLVASLEPAGASFALLEDPALVANATLSAAVGVGFALSIALGSPYLREYMDIDRFRFGSAVALGLLPLSLLGMPFGNAPLAVLVVTALFAFDPNTSPLEELVGDATTDGGPDDEPDVDAEADGEPAYPALEALEEETADDPYPGDDTTDTAGRAPWL, encoded by the coding sequence ATGAGCACGTCACAGCACCCGGTCGCCCTTCGTCTCGAGCGGTTAGTCGGCGGTGACGCCAAGCTACTCGCACTCGTGATGGGGCTGCCCCTGATCGACGGTATCTTTCCCGCACTCATCCTCGCGGGCGCGCTCGACGATCCCGTCGGCGCGTTCCAGGTCGGCCTGCTCATCTTCGGCGGGAGCGCCACCGTCGCGGTGATCCTCGCGGACATGGAGGGTACGCCCCGCGAACAGGCGGCGATCGTCCTCCTCGTTGGGCTGCCGTTGATCGTCCTCGCCGCCGTCCAGGCCGCGCTGGCACCCGCCATCGAGAGCGTTCTCGCCATCGACACCTTCAAACGGTTCGCCGCCGTCGTCATCGCCGCCATCGCCGCCAAAACGGCGAGCGCGACCGTCGGCGAGTACCTGCCGAGCCCCGGCGTCATCATCGTCCTCGGCCTCGTCGCCAGTCTCGAGCCCGCCGGCGCATCGTTCGCCCTGCTCGAGGACCCGGCGCTCGTGGCCAACGCCACCCTCTCGGCGGCTGTCGGCGTCGGCTTCGCGCTCTCGATCGCCCTCGGCAGTCCCTACCTCCGCGAGTACATGGACATCGATCGCTTCCGCTTCGGCAGCGCCGTCGCCCTCGGCCTGCTGCCGCTCTCGCTGCTCGGGATGCCCTTCGGCAACGCCCCGCTGGCCGTCCTCGTCGTCACCGCGCTGTTCGCGTTCGACCCCAATACCTCGCCGCTCGAGGAACTCGTCGGCGACGCGACCACCGACGGCGGCCCCGACGACGAACCCGACGTCGACGCCGAGGCCGACGGTGAGCCGGCGTACCCGGCACTCGAAGCCCTCGAGGAGGAGACGGCCGACGACCCGTATCCCGGCGACGACACCACGGACACCGCGGGCCGCGCCCCCTGGCTCTGA
- a CDS encoding 5-(carboxyamino)imidazole ribonucleotide synthase, with amino-acid sequence MTTLESPGPTLGVVGGGQLGRMLAEAAGPLGVEVIVLDPTPECPASAVCREQLVGDFDDEAGIRELAERADVLTFEIELADQDLLDRVSEETGIPVHPRPATLELIHDKLHQKRALREAGIPVPPFRAVEDADDVREAIEEFGAPVMLKARTGGYDGRGNVPVESAEETEDTLEAVAGPAMVESFVDFEREISVIAVKGDGEVATFPVGENVHEEEILRETVVPARSDDDALERARAVATDVLELLDGRGTYGIELFETADGEILVNEIAPRPHNSGHWTIEGAVTSQFDAHVRAVLGWPLGSTELRSPTVTANLLADVDDTREARLSNVDRILETPRASLHWYGKHEARPLRKMGHITVTAREGETRAELLETARELRDSITFNE; translated from the coding sequence ATGACCACACTCGAGTCGCCAGGACCGACCCTCGGCGTCGTCGGTGGGGGACAGCTCGGTCGGATGCTCGCGGAGGCGGCGGGACCTCTCGGTGTCGAGGTGATCGTGCTCGACCCGACGCCAGAGTGTCCAGCCTCGGCGGTCTGCAGAGAGCAGCTCGTCGGCGACTTCGACGACGAAGCGGGCATCCGCGAGCTCGCCGAGCGGGCGGACGTCCTCACCTTCGAGATCGAGCTCGCCGACCAGGACCTGCTCGATCGCGTGAGCGAAGAGACCGGCATCCCGGTCCATCCGCGGCCGGCAACGCTCGAGTTGATCCACGACAAACTCCACCAGAAGCGCGCGCTCCGTGAGGCCGGAATCCCAGTGCCACCGTTCCGGGCAGTCGAGGACGCCGACGACGTCCGGGAGGCGATCGAAGAGTTCGGTGCGCCCGTGATGCTCAAAGCCCGGACGGGCGGCTACGACGGTCGGGGGAACGTCCCCGTCGAGTCCGCCGAGGAGACCGAGGACACCCTCGAGGCCGTCGCCGGGCCGGCGATGGTCGAGTCGTTCGTCGACTTCGAGCGCGAGATCTCTGTAATCGCCGTCAAGGGCGACGGCGAGGTCGCCACCTTCCCCGTCGGCGAGAACGTCCACGAGGAGGAGATCCTCCGGGAGACGGTCGTCCCCGCCCGCTCGGACGACGACGCGCTCGAGCGGGCCCGGGCGGTCGCGACGGACGTCCTCGAGTTACTCGACGGCCGGGGAACGTACGGCATCGAACTTTTCGAGACGGCCGACGGCGAGATTCTCGTCAACGAAATCGCCCCGCGACCGCACAATTCGGGTCACTGGACCATCGAGGGGGCGGTCACCTCGCAGTTCGACGCCCACGTCCGCGCCGTCCTCGGCTGGCCCCTCGGCTCGACCGAGCTTCGCAGCCCCACCGTGACGGCCAACCTGCTTGCCGACGTCGACGACACGCGGGAGGCACGCCTTTCGAACGTCGACCGAATTCTCGAGACGCCCCGCGCCTCCCTCCACTGGTACGGCAAGCACGAGGCCCGCCCGCTGCGGAAGATGGGCCATATTACCGTCACTGCGCGCGAGGGCGAGACGCGCGCGGAGCTGCTCGAGACGGCGCGCGAACTCCGCGATTCAATTACGTTCAACGAGTAA
- a CDS encoding complex I subunit 1/NuoH family protein, producing MVVPLQNGDTYLLPERISDLTGLGEYGIAGELLAAFIAAFIVGNIMLAMTGVAGPWAKRKITAAFTDRIAVTHLGPAGLFIIVADSVRLLSKEMIIPENADRPAYDLAPIVVAGSALLGFAVIPMGSGIQLADPEVGLVYVFAIAGIASIGLVMAGYASANKYSLLGGLRAVAQNIAYEIPLVVTGMSVVIFAGTLQLSEIVAAQAEPLVTIAGVSIPAWYALVNPFAFVLFLAANFAEVGRNPFDTPEAPTEIVAGYQTEYSSVYFVLIYLGEFLHIFLGGAIIATIFLGGPAGPGPAELGIVWFLVKIWAVFLLTQWLRSAIPRVRIDQLIEIGWKGMLVLAFANLVLTAVIVGMIA from the coding sequence ATGGTCGTTCCGTTACAGAACGGCGATACGTACCTGCTGCCCGAGCGGATCAGCGACCTCACCGGGCTCGGCGAGTACGGGATAGCTGGCGAGCTGCTCGCGGCCTTCATCGCCGCGTTCATCGTCGGCAACATCATGCTCGCGATGACCGGCGTCGCCGGGCCGTGGGCGAAACGAAAGATCACGGCCGCGTTCACCGACCGGATCGCGGTCACCCACCTCGGGCCGGCGGGACTGTTCATCATCGTCGCCGACTCCGTTCGGCTGCTCTCGAAGGAGATGATCATCCCGGAGAACGCCGACCGGCCGGCGTACGACCTCGCGCCGATCGTCGTCGCGGGCTCGGCGTTGCTCGGCTTCGCCGTGATTCCGATGGGATCGGGCATCCAACTCGCCGACCCCGAGGTCGGCCTGGTGTACGTCTTCGCCATCGCCGGCATCGCGAGCATCGGGCTCGTGATGGCTGGCTACGCTTCGGCGAACAAGTACTCGCTGCTTGGCGGCCTGCGCGCGGTCGCACAGAACATCGCCTACGAGATCCCGCTCGTGGTGACGGGGATGTCGGTGGTGATCTTCGCCGGGACGCTCCAGCTGAGCGAGATCGTCGCCGCCCAGGCAGAGCCGCTCGTTACGATCGCCGGCGTCTCGATTCCGGCGTGGTACGCACTGGTCAACCCGTTCGCGTTCGTACTGTTCCTCGCGGCGAACTTCGCCGAAGTGGGTCGAAACCCCTTCGACACGCCCGAGGCACCGACCGAGATCGTCGCCGGCTACCAGACCGAGTACTCCTCGGTCTACTTCGTCCTGATCTACCTCGGGGAGTTCTTACACATCTTCCTCGGGGGTGCGATCATCGCGACGATCTTCCTCGGCGGCCCCGCCGGTCCCGGTCCGGCTGAACTGGGCATCGTCTGGTTCCTCGTGAAGATCTGGGCGGTGTTCTTGCTCACCCAGTGGCTGCGCTCGGCGATCCCGCGCGTGCGGATCGACCAGCTC
- a CDS encoding winged helix-turn-helix domain-containing protein, with protein MSDMGDDIDAIDEVFHLLANETRMQIMHVLWERFSFSAYVTESHEGIAYSELLAGAGAEDSGNFNYHLGQLTGTLVEKRTDGYVLTPLGYNLMRSIERYSSFEYETRPKRPLEEPCPFCGGELVGEYRREIVSVRCQDCDGLADDGNFTFVQIPASGATDLSMAALVDVATLELFSKVTTAGHGFCWSCHAPIDCSIDGCESHERTAAGSCERCGQRFHSLLGIECDSCGTSGQGPLLEYVLTVPAVSAFFESAGVGPRQVGPWRYRLAAFGAVTETVVDTDPVIVEFSFSLEDRSCSVTVGEDFTLDIDC; from the coding sequence ATGAGTGACATGGGGGACGACATCGACGCAATCGACGAGGTATTCCACCTGCTGGCCAACGAGACCCGGATGCAGATCATGCACGTCCTCTGGGAACGGTTCTCGTTCAGCGCGTACGTGACCGAGAGCCACGAGGGAATCGCCTACTCCGAGCTCTTGGCCGGGGCGGGGGCCGAAGACAGCGGCAACTTCAATTACCATCTCGGTCAGCTAACGGGCACTCTCGTCGAGAAACGCACAGACGGCTACGTGCTCACGCCGCTGGGCTACAACCTCATGCGATCGATCGAACGGTATTCGTCGTTCGAGTACGAAACTCGTCCGAAACGGCCGCTCGAGGAGCCCTGTCCCTTCTGCGGTGGCGAACTGGTCGGAGAGTATCGGCGGGAGATCGTCAGCGTCCGGTGTCAAGACTGCGATGGGCTGGCCGACGACGGCAACTTCACCTTCGTCCAGATTCCTGCCTCTGGGGCCACCGACTTGTCGATGGCGGCGCTGGTCGACGTGGCGACGCTCGAGTTATTCTCGAAGGTAACCACGGCTGGCCACGGCTTCTGCTGGAGTTGTCACGCGCCGATCGACTGTTCGATCGACGGCTGTGAGTCCCACGAGCGGACGGCAGCGGGGAGCTGTGAGCGGTGTGGGCAACGGTTTCACAGTCTGCTGGGAATCGAGTGTGACAGCTGCGGGACGAGCGGGCAGGGGCCGCTGCTCGAGTACGTCCTCACCGTTCCGGCCGTCAGCGCGTTCTTCGAGTCGGCGGGGGTGGGTCCCCGGCAGGTCGGACCGTGGCGCTACCGACTGGCGGCGTTCGGCGCCGTCACGGAGACCGTCGTCGACACCGATCCCGTCATCGTCGAGTTCAGCTTCTCGCTCGAGGACCGGTCCTGCAGCGTGACCGTCGGTGAGGACTTCACCCTCGATATCGACTGCTGA
- a CDS encoding NADH-quinone oxidoreductase subunit D yields the protein MSTGLVRTDITEDDLEELIGDRALARDDHLNAPGFVIRPDAVQDVLFDLREEAGFDHLSCATAQQYDDRYETIYHLKQYADPTQEVSVVVPTSVDEPVSETAEPVFRSADWAERENYDLVGIEYEGHPDLRRILLPETWQGHPLSLDYDQGKPQVVTLSEHANPIQPDHHDAESDTMFLNIGPHHPATHGVLHVKAVLDGETVVDVDPDIGYLHRCEEQMCQNGTYRHQIMPYPDRWDYVSAGILNEWAYARAAEDLADIEVPEYAQVIRTMSAELCRIASHMLALGTFCLDVYGDFTAVFQYTFRDREVVQDILEDLTGQRLMFNYFRLGGVAWDLPEPREEFFENVRDFLDDLPAKVAEYNDLVTGNEIFQIRCVDTGILEPEVAKSYGCTGPVARGSGVDYDLRRDDPYGYYENLEWNVVTEDGMDNYSRVLVRMQEVEESAKIIEQCVDLLEEWPEDEREIQANVPRTLKPDADTETYRAVEAAKGELGIYIRADGTDKPARFKIRSPCYHNLSALEEMVQDEYIPDLIASLGSLDIVLGEVDR from the coding sequence ATGAGCACGGGACTGGTACGCACGGACATCACCGAGGACGACCTCGAGGAACTGATCGGCGATCGGGCACTCGCCCGTGACGATCACCTGAACGCCCCCGGCTTCGTAATTCGGCCGGACGCCGTCCAGGACGTCCTGTTCGACCTGCGCGAGGAGGCGGGCTTCGATCACCTCTCGTGTGCGACGGCCCAGCAGTACGACGACCGCTACGAGACGATCTACCACCTCAAACAGTACGCCGATCCGACCCAGGAGGTGAGCGTCGTCGTGCCGACGTCGGTCGACGAGCCGGTGAGCGAGACGGCCGAACCCGTCTTCCGGTCGGCCGACTGGGCCGAGCGCGAGAACTACGACCTCGTCGGGATCGAGTACGAGGGCCATCCCGACCTGCGCCGGATCCTGCTGCCGGAGACGTGGCAGGGCCACCCGCTCAGCCTCGACTACGACCAAGGGAAACCACAGGTTGTCACCCTCTCCGAGCACGCGAACCCGATCCAGCCCGACCACCACGACGCCGAGTCGGACACGATGTTCCTGAACATCGGTCCACACCATCCGGCGACCCACGGCGTGCTCCACGTGAAGGCGGTGCTCGACGGCGAGACGGTCGTCGATGTCGACCCAGACATCGGCTATCTGCACCGCTGTGAGGAGCAGATGTGCCAGAACGGCACCTACCGCCATCAGATCATGCCCTACCCCGACCGGTGGGACTACGTCTCGGCGGGCATCTTAAACGAGTGGGCCTATGCGCGTGCCGCGGAGGACTTAGCGGACATCGAGGTGCCCGAGTACGCCCAGGTGATCCGGACGATGTCGGCCGAACTGTGCCGGATCGCCTCGCACATGCTCGCACTCGGCACGTTCTGTCTCGACGTCTACGGCGACTTTACCGCCGTCTTCCAGTACACGTTCCGCGATCGGGAGGTCGTCCAGGACATCTTAGAGGACCTCACCGGCCAGCGGCTCATGTTCAACTACTTCCGGCTCGGCGGCGTCGCCTGGGACCTGCCCGAACCGCGCGAGGAGTTCTTCGAGAACGTCCGGGACTTCCTCGACGACCTCCCCGCGAAAGTCGCCGAGTACAACGACCTCGTCACCGGAAACGAGATCTTCCAGATCCGCTGTGTGGACACCGGCATCCTCGAGCCCGAGGTCGCCAAATCCTACGGCTGTACGGGTCCCGTCGCCCGCGGCTCGGGCGTCGACTACGACCTCCGACGCGACGACCCCTACGGCTACTACGAGAATCTCGAGTGGAACGTCGTCACCGAGGACGGCATGGACAACTACTCGCGCGTGCTCGTGCGCATGCAGGAAGTCGAGGAGTCGGCGAAGATCATCGAGCAGTGTGTCGACTTGCTCGAGGAGTGGCCCGAGGACGAACGCGAGATTCAGGCCAACGTCCCCCGCACTCTGAAACCGGACGCCGATACGGAGACCTACCGGGCCGTCGAGGCCGCGAAGGGCGAACTCGGCATCTACATCCGGGCCGACGGGACGGACAAGCCGGCCCGATTCAAGATCCGCAGCCCGTGTTACCACAACCTCTCGGCGCTCGAGGAGATGGTGCAGGACGAGTACATTCCTGACCTGATCGCGTCGCTGGGGAGCTTAGACATCGTGCTCGGGGAGGTGGATCGCTGA
- a CDS encoding NADH-quinone oxidoreductase subunit B, protein MSNEPRQEIYGSTAPGTDTRDARMGGGVDDRFNSKLREAFGASPFILTKFDQFMNWVRGNSMFMLQFGIACCSIEMIHTYAIKHDIDRYGAGVPRASPRQADVMIVPGTIVSKFGPRMKRVYDQMPEPKFVVGMGSCTISGGPFQEGYNVVKGAEEIIPIDIHVPGCPPRPEALIYGVLKLQERIQNGESSPVVVKPYELERFGDLPRDELVQKLAKEIDEDDLVMRYNWADSP, encoded by the coding sequence ATGAGTAACGAACCACGCCAGGAAATCTACGGCAGTACCGCACCAGGAACCGACACCCGGGACGCTCGCATGGGCGGCGGCGTCGACGACCGGTTCAACTCGAAACTCAGGGAGGCGTTCGGCGCCTCACCGTTCATCCTCACCAAGTTCGATCAGTTCATGAACTGGGTGCGGGGGAACTCGATGTTCATGCTGCAGTTCGGCATCGCCTGCTGCAGCATCGAGATGATACACACGTACGCGATCAAACACGACATCGACCGCTACGGCGCGGGCGTGCCGCGTGCCTCCCCCCGACAGGCCGACGTGATGATCGTCCCCGGGACGATCGTCTCGAAGTTCGGCCCCCGGATGAAGCGCGTCTACGATCAGATGCCTGAACCCAAGTTCGTCGTCGGGATGGGGTCGTGTACGATCTCCGGCGGGCCGTTCCAGGAGGGCTACAACGTCGTCAAGGGCGCCGAAGAGATCATCCCGATCGACATCCACGTTCCGGGCTGCCCGCCGCGGCCCGAGGCGCTCATCTACGGCGTCCTCAAACTCCAGGAACGGATCCAGAACGGCGAGTCCTCGCCCGTCGTCGTCAAGCCGTACGAACTCGAGCGCTTTGGCGACCTGCCGCGGGACGAACTCGTCCAGAAGCTGGCCAAGGAGATCGACGAGGACGACCTCGTCATGCGTTACAACTGGGCTGATTCGCCATGA
- a CDS encoding AIR carboxylase family protein, which produces MADSVSDLIDRLHREAAMEKPPEETPDVGIVMGSDSDLETMLTGGRRPGAYDALVDELGFEEQTDFENPPDSRFTFETYVTSAHRTPELMYAYAETAADRGIEVIIAGAGGKSADLPNMTASIAYPLPVIGVPVQEKSVDSVIGMPAGAPIVAVDAGKSFNAALSAAQILALEHDDLRDRLVAYHERLKGDVGDVSRELHDRGTLEFSSE; this is translated from the coding sequence ATGGCAGACAGCGTATCCGATCTGATCGACCGATTGCACCGTGAGGCGGCGATGGAGAAGCCGCCGGAGGAGACGCCCGACGTGGGCATCGTGATGGGCAGCGACTCGGACCTCGAGACGATGCTGACCGGCGGCCGTCGGCCGGGGGCGTACGACGCCCTCGTCGACGAACTCGGTTTCGAAGAGCAGACGGACTTCGAGAATCCGCCCGACTCACGCTTTACGTTCGAGACGTACGTCACCTCGGCCCACCGCACCCCCGAGTTGATGTACGCCTACGCCGAGACGGCCGCGGATCGAGGGATCGAGGTCATCATCGCGGGGGCTGGCGGGAAGTCTGCCGACCTGCCGAACATGACCGCCTCGATCGCCTATCCCCTTCCCGTGATCGGCGTCCCCGTCCAGGAGAAGTCCGTCGACAGCGTGATCGGGATGCCCGCCGGCGCGCCCATCGTCGCCGTTGACGCCGGCAAGTCGTTCAACGCCGCGCTCTCGGCCGCCCAGATTCTCGCCCTCGAGCACGACGACCTCCGGGATCGGCTGGTTGCCTACCACGAGCGGCTCAAGGGGGACGTCGGCGACGTCTCCCGGGAGCTGCACGACCGCGGTACGCTCGAGTTCTCGAGTGAGTGA
- a CDS encoding NADH-quinone oxidoreductase subunit A has translation MNEWIAVGALAFVGLLIPVGMMAVSYLLRPSVPETSKRATYESGEVPTGGTRIRFNIQYYMVALLFLVFDIETVLLFPWAVVYRDAVAEVGLAHALGPMLVFVGILVVGLAWAWRTGAVQWAKSPRQVEAEVDRP, from the coding sequence ATGAATGAATGGATAGCCGTCGGGGCACTCGCGTTCGTGGGGCTGCTGATCCCGGTAGGGATGATGGCGGTGTCGTATCTCCTGCGACCGAGCGTACCCGAAACGAGTAAACGCGCCACCTACGAGAGTGGCGAGGTGCCGACCGGCGGAACGCGCATCCGCTTTAACATCCAGTATTACATGGTTGCGCTTCTCTTCCTGGTTTTCGACATCGAAACCGTCCTGCTGTTCCCGTGGGCGGTCGTCTACCGTGATGCCGTCGCCGAGGTCGGGCTCGCACACGCGCTCGGACCGATGCTGGTGTTCGTCGGAATCCTCGTCGTCGGACTCGCGTGGGCGTGGCGCACCGGAGCCGTACAGTGGGCGAAAAGTCCGCGTCAGGTCGAAGCCGAGGTCGATCGACCATGA